cccgcgcgtccagcgcaggcgggggagactggtgccctcacggttttgtcccacaaaagggccctcgggaggaaaggatttccaccccccatttaaggcacagaacctttccgctactagccgatgtgggactaaattcgggtgcACCCCCCCACAACAGATACCAGGCTGCATTTTTTTACTTGGTGTAAACTTGTTGAAAATGTTTCTTTTGCTTCTGAGCAAGTCAATAACTACACATGAAGTATGACATGCATTTAGTTTCTCATGCTGCTCTAAAAGGCCAGTCACTCCCTTGAGGAACCATGTAAGCAGAAAGTACATAGTAGTACTTGTCAGGGAGCCAGGTTGGTTATTTTCCAAACCAATGCTCGAACTTAGAGATAAGTAGCATTGAGAATTTGGAAGTAATGGATTGCAGTGGTTTCTTCACAACTAGAGGTTGATGAGAATAAAAATTTCAGACCTCCAAGCCTATCCCATTGTCCTCCCTACTGCACCATGTCTTTGGTTGAAGCTGTAGTAGTCATTGCATGGTCTCAATCCCCTCGTGTCCATCATGCCCGATAAATCTTCTCTTTTCTCTGAATGTAAAGAGaagctgaaaaataaaaatattcgtAAGCCACTATAGCTTAAATTGGGGTCGGATCGCTTATATATGTACGCCTAGGATGGTTGAAGCGAGATAGAGTTCTCCAACAAATGGTCTTGGTAGGTTGCACATCCAGGATGGTTGCCTTGACGAGAGTGACATTTATCATTGCATTGGATCCCACTTGATGACGACCCAATTAATAGTAGCTATATATTTCCATGGATTTCCTTGATATGACTTAAGAGGATGCCTACTACTATTCATGAAAATAGATGATTAATCACCGCGAAGTTAGCACTTGTCTGTAACACCAAAGTATTTGGATCCAGAGGTCCACTCTTTGGGTAAATTTTAGTTAGGATCTGCGCTTGGAACGAGTGCATCGTCCGTTTATTTTTCatttctccttcctcttttGATGTCCGGGCACTGGTATTGGCCATAACAATGCTCTCATGATACTACTGCAGATTGACCCAATTTGTAACATAACTTGTCCACCAGTTGGGATGTCATGAGAGCTGGTAGACCCATCATATCTTCTATTCAATGACTTGCAGCAAGCAGTTGCATGAGGTGGGCTTGACACAGCCATTGATCATCCAGAGTTATGCAGATTCATGAGTGCACCTGCGACGGTGCCTAAGACATTCATGGATCCATGTCACAATGTAACCTCTATAATCAAATAACTAACTATTTGAATCGGAACATAGCATAGCACCAATCACCGCTTTCAGCAATCAACTAATTAGTTCATTTTATTGCCTGTTCTTATATTTCAGGTTCAAGGGTTTTTCCTGTCTTTCTcgaagaaacagaaaaaaataaaaagaaaaaagagggacCGGAAAATATTATTGTCCAATCacactctctctttctctctatcgaaaaagaaaagaaaaaacttattAGCTCTCATTTTTGCTTCTATCTGGAAATAATAGAATTAAAGTCTAAGATCCATATTAGACAAATAATGCAACACTCAAAAGGAATATAGTCCataatctttttctcttttcttttccaagtAAACCATTTATTTTTCTGAATATGTGGTCTGGCAAACCTGTAAGAATGAATTAATAGAAGACAAACAACTCTAAATTATATCTGTTCAATGAAACAGAAGACCGTGCTTGCTAAGACAAAGACAAGTTTCTGTGCAACTGAAAGCAATCTCAATATGATTTCAAGATCAAAATATTAGAGGTAACTGAGGTCTCAATCAGAATCATCAGCAGGATCAAGATAAGCTAATTTTATGTAACCATAAGAGCAAGTAGTTCGAGCTCATCGACATGTCAATTATGGGTCTTAGGCCAACGCCAAACTCTTGCTCCATGCACCATCCAAAATTCGAGCTCAGAACTTTTAGTTGCTAAGAAGAGGGCTGGGACGACTGAAGCAAATCTAGTTTATAGCATAAATCCCAAGTTAAACCCCACATGTCCAATTAGGTCAAGCACAGGTATCAAAAGTTGGCCAATCTGATTAACTTGATTAGACCTAATATCTACTATTTAATGGGAGCATATCTCATGGgactaaaattcttcttttgtaACTAAGCTTCTCTATTATTACTAGACCTTCTAGACTTGGAGAGATTGGACAATCTAGAGTAATTTGATAAATTAGGATTTCGTTAACCTATCACattcctttttcctctttttttctttttatttttcctcattcttcttgttcttttctCAAACGACTTCAGGCTTTTCCTTCCAAGTGAAGTCTACCTCTACCACCATGAAAGAAATTGTAAATTATtagacttttttttatttgtagcTGTCTCCTTTAAGTGCATTTTTCAAATCCTAATGACTAACGATCATCAGAAAATAGGATGATGCTTCCTCCTTTAGGAAGCTCTAATAATTTACAATATAAACCTTTGTCGCAACAATCTATACCCTCACGGAGGAGGCTTATAACTAAAaataaatacttttttttttttatgatataaGGTGAGACTTAGACGGTGGAAacatccatttttattttttttttctctttcgttTTATAAACCCTCTagttagaataaaaaaaaaataagcgaATGGCCCAGATTTGAATCAAGCTGGATCCCTACCCATCACAAACATGGGCACCCTTTGGATCATGCGGACAACAAGACCCAACCCGGTATCAAATCTAAACTTTACcggaaaaaaaaggtaaaaataaATCTTGAGGGCTTGTAGCGGTCGGCAATGGCGACGGAGTCCGACGGCGAGGAGGATACGGCAGGGAAGCTAACGGGGAGCCGGCACCTGGACGTCGACGACGATCTCCGGGAAATGGCCAAGAAGGCCGCCTGGAGCGTCAGCTCCTGCAAGCCCGGCAATGGCGTCCTCGCCCTCCGTGACGACAACCTCGACACCTACTGGCAGTTAATCCATCCATCTCCCTTCCCTCCAAAGTTTCAATCTTTGCCCCCCTTTTTCCAAAGATTTATCTCTAAAAATCGATGAAACCCTAAAAAGAAGGTTTTTCTTAGTCGAAATATTGATGAAAGTTGAGTTATTTCGATTCAGATCGGATGGAGCTCAGCCCCATTTGGTGAATATCCAGTTCCAGAAGAAGGTTAAGCTGCAAGTATGATTTCGATTCCCTATTAGCTATTCTATTTGTCGATTTAAACCCTTTTTTCGAATTTTTGTGCACGAAGTTTGTTGTTAAATTGGTGCTGAATGGAATGCCTAACATCTGGTTCAGCTTCTGGTTCTCTATGTGGATTTCAATGTTGATGAGAGCTACACGCCGAGCAAGATCTCTATTCGTGCTGGCGATGGTTTCCACAACCTGAAGGTGGTCCTTCTTGATccagaaatttaaataaaattacTTCTCAATCTTTTTCCTTTCACCTGTCAGTAGGTTTGATAGGATATACAGAGAATTTTATTGATGACCCCACTTTGTCTTCTGATAATTTTAGCCCGGACAGAATTGGAACTTAACTAGCAGTCAGTGATTCTTTCTTTGTTCTTAGTATGTGGCTTGATGCCCTTTGAATGTCATGCTCTTTGTGCTCCAGGAGATAAAAACTGTGGAGCTCGTGAAGCCAGTTGGTTGGGTTCACATACCTTTATCTGGAACTGATCCTCGGTATGTGTCACTTCCACATTTACTTCAAGGGTTATGAAAAATGGTACATTATACTTTAGCTCTTGTAACGTTTGAGAACCACTTTCTTTGCATCTCTTGAAGTAGATGAAACATTACATTTTATACTTACCATTAATTTTTTTCCAGTACTGTTTAATGATTTATCGATGATTTGGAGCCAGATGTTTTGGCATCACTGAGCTTAGTGTTATGTTTCTTTCCATCTGGCTACAATAAGTTTTAGGATTTTGGTTGGAGAATCACATTTGAGTTATCATAACTCACATTAAAGTTGTTTTTCAGTATGCTGTCCTGTGTTCTGCAGTGGATACTAAAATGTTTAGATGTTGATGATGCGATGTCATATATGGTCtataaattaaataacaaaTTAATATGCTAGTGCTTGTGCTTGAAGTCACTATTATAATCTTTGCTATTGTAGTTGGGAGGATGCTTTGGAATTCGTTTTAGAAGTGTCATTTAGCCATTACGTAATTGAAGGCTTATCATAATGATATGCAGGAATAACTTTGACAATTTTGACATTCTGCACCTGTGTTGATGTCCTTTTTCATGTTCTTCATACCAGGAGTTTCACCAAGCTGTGTAATGTCTTCTTGATTCTTTTCTGAAACACATCAGATTCCACTTTTGTTATGCCCTGTTTTCAATTTTTGGTCCGTGCTTATGTAGATATCATAGATCTTATGAAGAATTTTATTTAATACTGTCTTCTTAATTAATAATACAAATTTTATGCTTTATTAGCAATATAAACATGAAGAATGGGCCTTATCTCTCGGTTTTAAGAagaattttgttttttctttcaaaagaaGATACTAATTTTTTTCTCTGCATTTTACCTCTAACTGTTTTCTTCTCTCTAGTTATTTTTGTTTGTGTTGTAAAATGTTAATTGCTtcgtctttatttttttttatagtggGCTCCATATTAATGGCTTAAGATTTCCAGGTGGAAGTTCAAGTGTTATGGGACCTTTTAGCTATAAACCAACAAGGTTTACCATTATAATTTATTGTTATGAAATATCATGTTCTTCATTAGATGGTACatgtttttcccttttttctcctctttgaTTATAGCTTTCTGAGGTATTTTTCCACAAGATCCAACCCTTATCCTTGTTAGGAACATCTTTCACTTCTTCGTgcatttcaaattattttatgttataatGTTGGCCGTACTTGTCAAAATTTGTAGGGTGCCATTTGTTGGATTTCAAAAGAAATCCTCACCACTTTTCAGAGAAAAATGTCCCTTTTGTTAACTCGCAAAGGAAATTGGGCAGCCATTCCATGGTTTAACATTATTTAGAAATTCTGAATATCTATATATTAACAACTGTTTTAGAATCATTATATAACTAATTGGGAACCCTTTTCAATCTACTGAAGTATTCTAACTAAGTTGAAATTTGGTTCCCCTTTCAAGTGATTTCTGCAGAGGAGACTGGTGGGGGATATAATGGTTTTTCTGGGAAAATATAATTccattatcttttattttaagTGTTTGAGAAAGCAAGTTGGGTTTATGGGAATTTAGTCTGTGCTTCACTTAAATAATTTTGTTTCTCTGCCTCGGGATTAGGTTTCTCATCCTAGAAAACCTTTTCATTACTGTAgacattttcttttttgctgTTGCCAAGAATTCTTGGCTTTGAGTTTTGCTATGTAGAGAACCCCATATTTGTTGGTAGAATGCATTGGTGATGATTGTGGTTGAGATCTCAGATTGGTACTTAGGAGATTTAGTGTTAAAATCTGAATATGTAGTATAGAATGAAAAATTGTGTTAACAGCCATTTGTACGCCACAGCGTTGTTATGTTGCAGCTGAAGCTAGGTTGATTAAAATTTGGATTACATTAGAGGCTTCAAATTTAAAATGCTCTTCTTTACTTGTACCTCTGTGTGTTATTGTTTCactttttaaatttcttttttttttttgatctagATTTTTCCAAAAGCATGAAATTAAAAGTTTGATTATTGAGAATACCATTGTTCATGTTTAGTCTAATATTTTTCCTACAATGGAGGGTTTACCATCATGTTTGTCATCTTAAATACCTGATGTATTACCTCTGTTAGTCAAAAAAATGTCCTAATGATGGGACCCCCATTAGCAATACTAAGGCATGAGATGGAAGACAATCAAATTAGTATTCTGATACAAACTTTCTTCTATATGCTAAAAGTACTCTAAGAATACCTTCATCTTGCAGTGAGACATTTATTCACACTTTCATGCTCCAACTTGCGGTTTTGTCCAATCACTTAAATGGGAGGGACACACATGTGCGCCAGATCAAAATATATGGGCCTCGTCCGTACGTCAGAATTATCAAATTTTCTTATCTGTAATTTTACAAGTTCCCTTACTAAGGCCTTTCTACTTGTGCTTTTTTGCAGGAACCCTGTTCCCCatcaaccatttcattttatttcGAAGGAATTCATCACCTATTCAACTCTTAGATAGGATCAATGGTGACAATATTTTAAACAGGCAAAAAATGGTGGCAATAGCAAGCATGAAGAAATTCATACATCTTGGAAAGCATTTGGAATCCACAACTTTAAAATGTGCAACCCACCATTTTCTCCTAAGACTTGTAGTAAGTTTATATTTGACATACATTGGTGTAGTGAGTAGGATATTTACTGGTTTACCAATTGTGCATCATTTTATGGCTGGTAACATGGACTCTATtgttgttatattatgaaacagCCTTAAAACCtgtatgcttttatttttatgcaGTCTGTTAGCTTTGACAGAATGCAAAAGCCTTGTATATGTGGCTGCTCCAGATGTTCCATGTTCCACATACCCTATGAGCCTATGATTGTTACAGATaagcgattttttttttttggcttgatGCAATTATTACGAGTAGGAATACTTGTTCTGTTGCTGGAACAATTTGGGAGGACCGATTGGAATTTCAAGCCTGGTCTCAAAAAGATCTTATCCCATGAGCATTAGCGGACGTTTTTTTAATTAGAACCCGAGTATCCAGGATCAACCAAAATATTTGATGGAAGAACAGGGATCCGAGAGTTTGTTTGTGTTTTATTTCAAATTGGCAATAGGTGTTTAACTACCCATCTATTGACCGTCAAGACAGATCCACAAATAAATAATATTGCTTAAACTATTGATTGTTTACATTCAATGGTAATCCCTTCTCATAAATTCATTCAGATGCTTCACTTCCTCACGCTGTTGTTCTACTGCTCGGACAAAATCTACAATGGAAATCATGCCAGCTACCTTCTGAATCTTTCACGGATACTTGTCGAATGTGTTTATCTGGCTGCACCAAACGTTAAAATTGGTTTCTTCATTATTTGCTTATTCTGATGATTTGTCAGACAAAATTTGGGTAAGAGGACTCTCAAGGAATGGTTGATAATAGCATAACTGTCATTGACTGCATTGCTTGGAGAATATTTGTTTCAGAAGACACCTTTATGAACTTGTTCTGTAGATCATGCTCAGAAaaatggaagaagatgaaggaattataataaatattctCAGACTGTTACGGAACCTATGCAAGAGTGTAAGTCTTCAGTCATAATTTCTCAGCTCTTGTGATGTTGGAAGATCTTCCTTGCACAAGGATCTTTTGGAGATAATCTGCCACAGAATTGGAAATTCAATTGGAACCAAAATATTGAGTGTGTGGTCAGACCTGTAGTTTCCTTTCTCATAGAAAATCATGTTCCTCTATGGCTAATGATCGTCTAAATGCTTGCAAGGACTACATTGGTTATCCTATGTCGGATTAAGTCCATCCATGGGATATTTATTCTTTTATAAGCATTTGTTatattatatgattcatattttgAAACTCATTTTGTTTACCAAAGCTTTGAGACGAATCAGAAATAAGTTTTCCTGCTCATAATAGGTTTAAACTTCATGTTCTTGGATAGTGGAACAAGTAAATGTTGATTACCTCTTTCAGTTATTATTCCTGCAAGCAATTTTTCTTTCCATGGCTTACAACAACCAAAGCTCCAATATTGTGTTGTGTCATATGCAAATATAAATTTCTGTTGTGAATGTTATCTGGACCGTGATTGCATTCAAATCAGTTAATTAAGCTTGTGTTCTTCTGCACAACCAAAATTGAATGAGTTCCTGCATTCATTGCAGTATCAGACTGTCTGTGGTAAGACACTGGCATCCCGCTCCTGCCTTATCTTCTCCCTTTGCTTTCAGGAGCTCTACAATTGCTGCATTCTCCAATCCCCTATGAGGTAAGGTAGGAGTAAAAGTAGCACCCTCAAAGAGCCTAAATAAGTTAGACCAGGAAAATTTGTCCTTCTTGCCAATATGCTGTAGAATGCGAGAAACATATTGCTTGAGCAACACCTTGCATATCCAATGCGTGAAATAAGATCCACAGCCATATCAAATTCAACTGAATAATCAGAAGATATGTGCATTTGTAGGAAGGTTAGTTAATCAAACTTTTTGGATTAACAGAAATTGAAGGTGTGAAGTCAAGATTAAAGCTGTTTTAGAAGTGGAATCATCAATAGTTTTCTGGATTGATTGTCCGCTGAAGAAACTCATGATTAAATGCTACATTTCTTGGCTGAAATTTCCCAGAACCATGACTCCATTAATAGCGCATTAGTTATGTATCATCAATAATCTACCTCTTTGTATGCGGAATGAAAATTTGAGTTTCAATCTATACAAAATGGAGTTTGAGTGCATCCGAAAATAAAGACACTTAGAAACAATATTTTAGCCACAAGGATTTTCCTacgctacaaaaaaaaaaaagccttttcCGACACTTTTTTAGTTCACAGTTTTTCACCTCTGACTCGTATTTTTTCCATCATATAATGTCTCATGAATTTTCCAATCTGCATTCAGCTGCATCTTAGAATGAATTTAAGCAATAATAGAGTAAAATTAATGAACTGGAATAGAATTACTGTACCCTCCCTTCAAACTAATAATCTTATCCTGGTTAACGTTGGTTGATTGGAAGAATTGATAGCAATAGCTTAACCTGGATTGCTCCAGATGTGCAAATAATTGTTTGGCAAATAACGGGCCTATTATACCTCTTATTCCACCATAATGCCGACCAAATGGAGCCCAGAAGGTCACTCTTATCCTCCTACAAATTGTTTGCAAGATTTTATATTTGTATATTATCTCATTATGGGGGACAAGCTGATCTGGTGGAGACAGGTTCTATACTGGCtctaagagatttgaaattactACTTACCATGAAGCTTACACAAGCATAACCAATGAAATACACGCCTCTTAGTgccatttcatgccaactatgTAACTTGGAATGGCAGACAGTTCGCAATCATTGCTTAACGTTTAACTGGCTTGTGCCAGTTGAGGTGAGAATGTTGCACATGAAGCTCTCAGATGAAACCAAAAACAAATGCaagaattgaaaaaaaaaataatgcagcCTTTCACGTTGAATTACATAGATTTTCAATTCAAATGGTAATAGTTCAATTTTTTatggtcaatttttttttttggaaaagtaTTAAATTTTATGTAGGAGTGGTAATCTATAACCCATCTAGCCAACCGATGAGAATCCAACTATAATAATTAGGTTTGGacttgttggcggaggcctgaagaACCGAGTCAGTCCTGCTGCCTGCCAGCGTGGATGCCTGGTGTTTCTGGCAGGTGGGTCATACGTGGCAGAGGCCGGTTGGGTGTCAGTGGCGTCGACTCGAGGCGCTTTGCGCTATAAGGGCCCCTGGATGGTTGAGGTATTAGAGTAGCGCATTCACTAACAGCAATtgcttttggtgtaatggtaagcGCTCGGTCCTACAGGACTAAGCCAGTGTAATTTACTTGGGAACAAAGAATGCTATGTCAAGTCCTAATTTaaagccaccaaggtggtagcctagtggtactggacGTAATTTCTATCCTCATAGTCCCAAGTTCGAGTCGCTGCGGCATTGATAAAAATGTGGCTTTGGCTACTGCTTGGACATGAGGCATAGGAACGCTTCTTGGACCTCTAGTAGtcgggtggtgccaggtgtgacgtactcacacgtgagaCTCAAGCCAAAGCCTAGAGGGGTAACTGAGCCGGGCCCATGGATGGGGAGGGTACGAGTAAAACCGGTCGAGGTGCCCAATACATGGCCATTTCtatccgcatcgaacattctcctagcggggcgggggcccagtgggggatactacgcgggggtgggcttgtcccttccttcccccctccccttttggtctagcaaaaaaaaaaaaaaaaacctaatttgatAAAAGAATTGACAAATGGAATATTAAGACTGAGTCCTACCTACTTCATAAGCCGAAGCTTAGGTCTGATGAATTACAATAGATGGATGGCAGGGGAAAAGGTGTTCAAGCATAATTAATATACTAAAATCCTGTATTGGGTGGAGGAAGCCTATaattagtttatttttttaaagctcTCACTAAGTAACATGCATATAAGAGTCGTTGGATTATGAGCTTTTGAATATACGATTTTTTGGTTAATTATGATAATCTTTTAGTCTCGGATTTTCCAAacacgcatatatatatatatatatatatatatatatatatatattccctcttatttttcaaaaaaatccaTGATAATTCGTTATCCTACTAGGAACAGGAAAAGTTTCCAACTTCCACAAGAATTCTGAATCGCGGGACAATTCCAAATCATAGTAGGAACTGGGAAGCGTTTCCTTTAAATCTCGAACCTCCAAGATTTCCAGGAACAAAATATGGAGAGCAATATGGAGGTCTCAAGCCGCTCGCCCTTCCACAAGAAGATCGGGTTCGCCGTGCACCGCTCTCTCAAGCTCGCGGCCGAGAAAATCCGGTTCTTGTCGCTGGAGAAGAGCCCGTACGCACGGACGAGACTCTTGTCGCTGGCTGCCAAGGTGGAGGCGGCGGAGCAGCAGGGGTTCGAGGTGGGGGAGTACAAGGAGAAGCTGGCCCGGCTCCGTTCCATCTTGGACGGGTGGGACGAGGAGCTGGGCCAGGCGGCCAAGCGGTGGAGACGGAGGCGGCAACTCCGGGAGGAGGAGATGGCGGCACGGTCGACCGGGCAGAGGAAGCGTCTCCAGCAGCAGATGGCAGAGCAGGACgatgaggaggagagggagaggaaggcccTGCGCGAGTGCTGCTCTACCTTTGAAAGCGTTGCGACCGCCCCCTGGCCTTGGGAAAactagagagaggaagagaaggagcgAGCGAAACAGAGTATGCCTTGACTGTTCTTGAGCCTGTTTGGGTGAGGAGCGCGACCTTTGCTGCTATGGATGTGATGTAAagattgataattttttttaattaatagcAGATCTTGTAAATTGGTAAAATTTAATTCAGATTATTTtagacaagttttttttttttttccccccccATGTATCTCTTGGTTCGCTAAGCATCACACATCTGTTTCTTGAAGCTAAAAAGCCAGTCTATAAAAGTGAGcctgattttttaattttattttattttgtcttGTTTTTTGGGGAGAGGATGGTTGAGACAAAGCTCATATATCTTGTAATGAAAAGATGCAAACAAATCTTGATGTTAATCGGCGTGGAGGGGCATTCTTTCCTTAGCCGTGCTATGGGATTTGCAAAACCTGATCTGGCGATAtgaaaaatttttcttggattaagcaaaattttcttttgttaaaaaaaaatcatctgcaGAATTTTTATTTGATAATTATACATTGGCGATAGACATTTTTCCAATTGTGTAATGTGTAACACCATTCTTGTTTAGTTTTATCTGGGCTCAAGCTCTCGTAGCATTTATCCTCTGTCCTGTCTTGCTCAAACTATTTCATGTCATGCATTTTACCAAGAAATTTAAACCCATAATCCCCCATAAAAGCAATGGGCATATGGGACATGCAACCTTGAATTTTGCTGTCGAGGGGCTGTCGAGGGGaagaaatattttatatatgatCATTATCCTGTTATATATGATAAGATCGTTTATCATTTGAATCCACTAGTGCGCTTTTGGTAGATATGCATATATTTTCTTACATCAAGAGTCTATAGAGGgatttgaatacaattgttcaTTCGCTAAGACATCTATATCTAATTATCTATGCTATATACAACTCTAAAGATTTGAATTctgccataaaaaaaaaaaaagtagttcTGGTGAATTGTGGTGTCAGACATCTGTCACCTTTTTTAGTGTAAATTCCTTTTCCAAGTTGCTTGTTCCATTTCAATCTCCCTCTTTTCTAGCCAGTCACACTGGCCATTCCTCTCATGTGTAGCTGCGCATTGTAGTTTTAGGTcgaaatatcaataaatattGTTTGTGCGGCTGGTTTCTTTGCTCCTAGTTGTGGGGGGAAAATTATGTTGAAAAATGATTATAACTAATTAGAAATCTGTCTTAATTTGACTGCAACATCAGTTGAAGTTGGTATAAACTGACATGGCACAAACTTAAGAAGAGATTTGCGACATGTAATAAGGTCTAAGAAGTGAAGGTTTCTCAGCTTACATTATTAATACACATGTTCAGTTTACGATCATGGAAAAAATATTAGATGGATCCAATCCATTATGAACCTAGGGTAAAATAATCTTAGGTGGATTTAATTCATTGTAGGACGAAATTATTAGATAAATTTATTTCACCTTAAGTCCCCAGTAGTTCTGGTCCATGAGCTAACCTCTTAGGTTTCATGAAGACAACCCGAAAGAACTTAGCAAAAAGAAGTATATCTATGATAATGTCCTTGGACGATGAT
This portion of the Phoenix dactylifera cultivar Barhee BC4 chromosome 11, palm_55x_up_171113_PBpolish2nd_filt_p, whole genome shotgun sequence genome encodes:
- the LOC103714988 gene encoding anaphase-promoting complex subunit 10, which encodes MATESDGEEDTAGKLTGSRHLDVDDDLREMAKKAAWSVSSCKPGNGVLALRDDNLDTYWQSDGAQPHLVNIQFQKKVKLQLLVLYVDFNVDESYTPSKISIRAGDGFHNLKEIKTVELVKPVGWVHIPLSGTDPRETFIHTFMLQLAVLSNHLNGRDTHVRQIKIYGPRPNPVPHQPFHFISKEFITYSTLR